The window GACCGAGGACCGGCGAACGGAAACGCGACGCGTTTGAAGGGAAGAGTATTGCATGGCCATAACATAGTCTCAGCGACTGTGGCCGGCCACGCTCACACGCTGAATTGGCGCAGTAGCTCAAGCGGCACGCCGATTGAAATCACGTGAACTTCGCCAGTGAAACGGGCAGCGCCCAACTTCTCAAAACCGACCTTGGGTGCGGCAAACGTCAGCGTGTGATCGGCCCGAAACGTCGTCTCGCCCGTTTCTCCCGTGTCGCCGTTCATTCCCGTTGGAATGTCCAAAGCGATTCGAATTGCGGAGCTCGCGTTGGCTGCTTCCACCACCTCAGCGTAGCGTCCTCGAAGCGGTGGCTTGGCGCCGGTGCCCAGCAGGCCATCAACCACGATATCTGTTGCCGGCAAACGTCCAGCTTCGACAGCTTCTCCGACAACCTGAATCTTGATTCCCGCCGCCTCCGCGATCTTTGCTTGGATGGCGGCGTCGCCTTGCAATTCGTTCGTCGCTGCCATCGCCAGAATCATCACTTCGCGTCCGGCCAACTGCAAATGCCGAGCGATCGTGAATCCATCGCCACCGTTGTTGCCTTTGCCGCAAAGAATCAGCACGTTGCCCTCAGGCGCGAGCTCCTCAATGAGTTCGGCTGCGCCACGCCCCGCATTTTCCATCAGGATGATGCCGGGCATTTGGAATTGCTCCATCGCCAAAGAATCAATTTCGCGTATTCGCTGGCACGTCATCGGCGGCAACTGCAATACCGGTTTCATCATCACATCCATCAAATTTCGAACGAAGCCAGGACGGGCCGAAAGAACTTCGGGACTCATCCGGGATACAAAATACCGCTTCTTCGACCATTCCCAGTGGCCTGAACGCCTTCCTTGAGAAACAATGGGGCTGTGGGCGTGGTGCCCACCGTTTTCTCCTTGGATTGTGTTCCTCTCGGATACCGAAGATGCCTCTGTACGAATACGAATGCAAGTCGTGTGATGATGTGGTTGAGATCCTGGTTCGATCGCCAGGCGAAGAAGTGTCCTGCCCCAAGTGCAGCAACGCTGAACTGACACGTGTCCTCAGCGTCCCGTCGGCTCCCTCAATGAGCGGCGGCAGTTCGAGCCTGCCGATGGCTGGCGGCGGCGAAGCATGCGGTGCCCCGCGATGCTGCGGTGGCGGTTGCCAAATGTAGCGTGGCTGAAAAGCTTCTTTTTGCGAGCTGCATGAATTCTCAAACGGGGCGTGGAATCGTTTACAATCCACGCCCCCATCTGACGCTTTTTGTAGATGCCTGATTGGTGCCCGTCCTTTTCCGAGGCATTTCCTGCGGCGTCCCTTCCAGCCAGGAGAGTTTTCATGAGCCGCCTTCAACGATTGCGCGCCGTCGCACTCATCCCCGCCCTCCTTTCCACCGGCTTCGCCTCGTTCGCGAGTGTTGATGAAGCGGTTGCGAAAGAGGATCGAGAAACGATCGTTCGCAATGATCGTGAACGTGTCCTGGCGACCGGTTACTGGATCTACAACGATCTGAATGCCGCTTACGAACAAGCCCGCCAGACCGGCAAGCCGATCCTGGTCGTCTTGCGTTGCTTGCCCTGCGAAGAATGCGTCAAGTTGGACGATGACTTGGTCGAAAGCGACCCGGAACTAAAGCGTCTGCTCGATCAGTACATTCGCGTTCGTGTTGTCGGCACCAACGGACTGGATCTGAACGTTTTCCAATATGACACGGACCAGTCCTTCGCGGTTTTCATGCTCAATGCTGACAAAACAGTCTACGGCCGCTTTGGGACGCGGTCACACCGCACCGAATGGCTGGGTGATGTTTCTTTGGAAGGAATGGCAGCGGCGCTTCGGGAGAGCTTGAAACTGCACAAAGCCTATCCTGCCAATCGTAAATCACTGGCGGGCAAAACCGGTGCCCCATTGGAATTCGCTTCGCCGGAAAAGTACCCCACACTGACAGACCGCCCCGACCATCTCGACTATTCAGGTCAAGTCACGAAGAGCTGCATCCATTGCCATCAAATTGGCGAAGCCCGGCGCGACTACTACTGGCAAAAAGGCCAATCGATCCCCGAAGAGGTTCTGCACCCTTACCCGCACCCGAAATCGATTGGGTTGGTGCTCGACGCAAGATTCCCTGCTCGAGTGAAAAGCGTTGCCAAGGATTCCGCCGCCGCGAAAGCCGGTTTTCAGGTGGGCGATGATTTACTGAGCATCCAATCACAACCGCTGGTATCGATGGCAGACGTGCAGTGGGCATTGAATCAAATTCCTGCCAAAGGCGCCGAGGTGGACGTCCAAACCAAACGCGGCGACCAAACGCAGACCATCACGTTGTCGTTGCCCGAAGGCTGGCGGCGATGGGACGATCCGTCGTGGCGAG of the Rhodopirellula baltica SH 1 genome contains:
- a CDS encoding NAD(P)H-hydrate epimerase, whose amino-acid sequence is MSPEVLSARPGFVRNLMDVMMKPVLQLPPMTCQRIREIDSLAMEQFQMPGIILMENAGRGAAELIEELAPEGNVLILCGKGNNGGDGFTIARHLQLAGREVMILAMAATNELQGDAAIQAKIAEAAGIKIQVVGEAVEAGRLPATDIVVDGLLGTGAKPPLRGRYAEVVEAANASSAIRIALDIPTGMNGDTGETGETTFRADHTLTFAAPKVGFEKLGAARFTGEVHVISIGVPLELLRQFSV
- a CDS encoding FmdB family zinc ribbon protein, with translation MPLYEYECKSCDDVVEILVRSPGEEVSCPKCSNAELTRVLSVPSAPSMSGGSSSLPMAGGGEACGAPRCCGGGCQM
- a CDS encoding Trx7/PDZ domain-containing (seleno)protein: MSRLQRLRAVALIPALLSTGFASFASVDEAVAKEDRETIVRNDRERVLATGYWIYNDLNAAYEQARQTGKPILVVLRCLPCEECVKLDDDLVESDPELKRLLDQYIRVRVVGTNGLDLNVFQYDTDQSFAVFMLNADKTVYGRFGTRSHRTEWLGDVSLEGMAAALRESLKLHKAYPANRKSLAGKTGAPLEFASPEKYPTLTDRPDHLDYSGQVTKSCIHCHQIGEARRDYYWQKGQSIPEEVLHPYPHPKSIGLVLDARFPARVKSVAKDSAAAKAGFQVGDDLLSIQSQPLVSMADVQWALNQIPAKGAEVDVQTKRGDQTQTITLSLPEGWRRWDDPSWRVSSWMMRRIAGGGMRLLPLDESERQKLDLRSPMALRVANVGKYGLHATAHKAGVRVDDILIEFDGQSDLIREADVFDHVNEKFRPGDRVQMKFLRDGRERTVEIPIQK